A single region of the bacterium genome encodes:
- a CDS encoding glycosyltransferase, whose protein sequence is MRLALVHDHLNQIGGAERVLLTLTDIYPHAPIHTLLYDPAQVADFFHDRRIETSFIERLPGGRRYFKWFLPFMPTAFETFDLAAYDVVLSSSSALSKGVITHPHQLHICYCHTPTRYLWSDTHEYLEKLPQRRRVRLVLPMMLSRLRMWDYQAAQRVDHFIANSRWVAGRIKKYYGRDADVIYPPVSTGYFRVGDGRGGYYVLVSRLRPYKKVDIAIEACNRLKLPLVIVGKGEDEARLRELAGPTITFKGYATEAEKRELLANAIAFIHPQEEDFGITPVEAMASGRPVIAFRRGGAVETVIANETGIFFDEQSWEGLADALLRFRAMRGTFDPARIRAHAEQFDTRVFRERIARYVEDRWTTFRGLDAPTPARDTA, encoded by the coding sequence ATGCGCCTCGCATTGGTCCACGACCACCTCAACCAGATCGGCGGGGCGGAACGAGTCCTCCTCACGCTCACGGACATCTACCCGCACGCACCGATCCACACGCTCCTCTACGACCCCGCGCAGGTCGCGGACTTCTTCCACGACCGCCGCATCGAGACGAGCTTCATCGAACGTCTCCCGGGTGGCAGGCGGTACTTCAAGTGGTTTCTCCCGTTCATGCCCACGGCGTTCGAGACGTTCGACCTCGCGGCGTACGATGTCGTCCTCTCGTCGTCGAGCGCGCTCTCGAAGGGCGTCATCACGCACCCGCACCAGCTCCACATCTGCTACTGCCACACGCCGACGCGCTACCTCTGGTCCGACACGCACGAGTACCTCGAGAAACTCCCGCAACGCCGTCGCGTCCGCCTCGTGCTCCCCATGATGCTCTCGCGGCTCCGCATGTGGGACTACCAAGCCGCGCAGCGGGTAGATCACTTCATTGCGAACTCACGGTGGGTGGCCGGACGCATCAAGAAGTACTACGGCCGCGATGCGGATGTCATCTACCCGCCCGTGTCCACCGGCTACTTCCGCGTCGGCGACGGTCGCGGCGGGTACTACGTCCTCGTCTCGCGGCTGCGACCGTACAAGAAGGTAGACATCGCCATCGAGGCGTGCAATCGCCTGAAGCTCCCGCTCGTCATCGTCGGGAAGGGCGAGGACGAAGCGCGACTCCGCGAGCTCGCCGGCCCCACGATCACCTTCAAGGGCTACGCGACCGAGGCGGAGAAGCGCGAGCTCCTCGCCAACGCCATCGCGTTCATCCACCCACAGGAGGAGGACTTCGGTATCACGCCGGTGGAAGCCATGGCGAGCGGGCGGCCGGTCATCGCGTTCCGGCGTGGCGGCGCCGTCGAGACGGTCATCGCCAACGAGACCGGCATCTTCTTTGACGAGCAGTCCTGGGAGGGACTCGCAGACGCACTCCTCCGCTTCCGCGCCATGCGCGGGACGTTCGACCCCGCCCGCATCCGCGCGCACGCCGAACAGTTCGACACGCGCGTGTTTCGCGAGAGGATCGCACGGTACGTGGAGGACCGATGGACCACATTTCGCGGACTTGACGCACCAACGCCCGCACGGGATACTGCCTGA
- a CDS encoding glycosyltransferase family 1 protein produces MVRIGIDARLYGVESGTGIGRYTQELLAQFAGLPQTHAMMEFVVFLQAAGYREFVCPNEHWTKVLADFRPYSVAAQTHFPRVIRNAHVDFMHFTHFDHPRVYRAPFIVTIHDLILLNHPSARASTLGPLRFRVKFAMYQRILAHAVHESFRILTPSQTVKDQIVKRFGVLPEKVIPTYLGIDHRGGGSTSGAGERRNRAVPPYLLYIGNAYPHKNVEQLIRVMPEARKRIPGLRLVLVGREDDFSRRLRREVVAHDFPHDAVVFFGPATDEERTQLLRGAAAYVTASFDEGFALPPVEALALDTPVIASDIPIHREILADAALFFTKNNDKSLVEQIVTTITSRGSYDTIERTKRAHRFTWGACVQETLLAYREVTTLLRARSPATPWPHVEPPNAPQHVRGEP; encoded by the coding sequence ATGGTACGCATCGGCATAGACGCACGACTCTACGGCGTGGAGTCCGGCACAGGGATTGGGCGGTACACCCAGGAGCTCCTCGCGCAGTTCGCGGGGCTCCCGCAAACCCATGCCATGATGGAGTTCGTGGTCTTCCTCCAGGCAGCGGGGTACCGCGAGTTCGTATGTCCGAATGAGCACTGGACGAAAGTGCTCGCGGACTTCCGACCGTACTCGGTCGCGGCGCAGACGCACTTCCCGCGCGTCATCCGTAACGCGCATGTGGACTTCATGCACTTCACGCACTTTGACCACCCGCGCGTATACCGCGCGCCGTTCATCGTGACAATCCATGACCTCATCCTCCTCAACCACCCGAGCGCCCGCGCATCAACGCTCGGGCCACTGAGATTCCGCGTGAAGTTCGCAATGTACCAACGCATCCTCGCGCACGCCGTCCACGAAAGCTTCCGCATCCTCACGCCGTCGCAGACCGTGAAGGATCAAATCGTCAAACGGTTCGGCGTACTTCCAGAGAAGGTCATCCCGACGTACCTCGGCATCGATCACCGCGGGGGCGGCAGTACATCCGGTGCCGGTGAACGCCGCAACCGCGCAGTGCCACCCTACCTCCTCTACATCGGCAATGCGTACCCACACAAGAACGTCGAGCAGCTCATCCGCGTGATGCCGGAGGCACGCAAGCGCATTCCCGGACTCCGACTCGTGCTCGTCGGCCGTGAAGATGATTTCTCCCGACGCCTACGCCGCGAGGTTGTCGCGCACGACTTCCCACATGATGCGGTCGTCTTCTTTGGTCCCGCGACGGATGAGGAGCGAACACAATTGTTGCGCGGTGCAGCAGCGTACGTGACGGCGAGTTTCGATGAAGGTTTCGCGCTTCCGCCTGTGGAAGCACTCGCACTGGACACACCGGTCATTGCGTCAGATATCCCCATCCATCGAGAGATTCTCGCGGATGCCGCTTTGTTTTTTACGAAAAACAATGACAAATCACTCGTGGAGCAAATCGTCACAACGATCACTTCACGGGGTTCCTATGATACGATAGAGAGAACGAAGCGTGCACACCGCTTCACCTGGGGTGCGTGTGTACAGGAGACGCTCCTGGCATACCGAGAAGTTACGACGCTCCTCCGCGCACGATCACCCGCTACACCATGGCCACACGTCGAACCACCAAACGCGCCGCAACACGTCCGCGGGGAACCGTAG
- a CDS encoding sugar transferase: MKRSELTISAILVPLDYLALLGAAAFAYRIRFQELEDIRPIIFSLPFSEFLPLAAAIATVWIVVFAFTGLYATTARRNWRAEFVRIVLGSSTGFALILAIMFFSRELFSSRFILLASWLLAIVFVTVLRLLVRIVERVLFAHGIGVHRIALIGRGRAADALADAFAKRPSLGFRIVAQFDAFPNHDAAVRLEQLWTQRKVDEVIDATTPPDPVRLQQLMDFTNDHHIPLRFAADLLTAAATRVEVEVFAGVPLVGLKRTPLTGWGRIAKRTFDVAASLLLLIALSPILLLIALAVRITSRGPILIRQERVGQGGRTFTFLKFRSMRHGAHAEWEQLRAQSDRSGPVPKIKNDPRVTRVGKALRRWSLDELPQLWNVLTGTMSLVGPRPHLPEEVADYERRHRAVLALRPGITGLAQVSGRADLEFSEEARIDTFYIEHWTLGRDLVILLRTPFAVLRAKGAY; encoded by the coding sequence ATGAAACGCTCCGAGCTCACCATCTCTGCGATCCTCGTGCCGCTCGACTACCTCGCCCTCCTCGGCGCGGCAGCGTTTGCGTATCGGATCAGGTTCCAGGAGCTTGAGGACATCCGCCCGATCATCTTCTCGCTCCCCTTCAGCGAGTTCCTCCCGCTCGCCGCGGCGATCGCGACGGTATGGATCGTCGTGTTCGCGTTCACCGGACTCTACGCGACGACTGCGCGACGCAACTGGCGTGCGGAGTTCGTCCGCATCGTCCTCGGGTCGAGCACGGGGTTCGCGCTCATCCTCGCAATCATGTTCTTCTCCCGCGAGCTCTTCTCGTCACGCTTCATCCTCCTCGCGAGCTGGCTCCTCGCGATCGTGTTCGTCACCGTGCTCCGCCTCCTCGTGCGCATCGTGGAGCGCGTCCTGTTCGCCCACGGCATCGGCGTGCACCGCATCGCGCTCATTGGCCGCGGCCGCGCCGCAGACGCGCTCGCGGACGCATTCGCCAAACGACCGAGCTTGGGCTTCCGCATCGTGGCGCAGTTCGATGCGTTCCCCAACCACGACGCCGCGGTGCGCCTCGAGCAGCTCTGGACGCAGCGCAAGGTGGACGAGGTCATTGACGCGACGACACCGCCGGATCCCGTGCGGCTCCAGCAGCTCATGGATTTCACGAACGACCACCACATCCCGCTCCGCTTTGCCGCAGACCTCCTCACCGCCGCAGCGACGCGTGTGGAGGTGGAGGTGTTCGCGGGCGTTCCGCTCGTGGGGCTCAAGCGCACCCCGCTCACGGGGTGGGGGCGCATCGCGAAGCGCACGTTCGACGTCGCCGCGTCGCTCCTCCTCCTCATCGCGCTCAGCCCGATCCTCCTCCTCATCGCGCTCGCGGTGCGCATCACCTCACGGGGACCGATCCTCATCCGACAGGAGCGCGTCGGCCAGGGCGGGCGCACGTTCACGTTCCTCAAGTTCCGCTCCATGCGTCACGGCGCACACGCGGAGTGGGAGCAGCTCCGTGCGCAGTCGGATCGAAGCGGGCCCGTGCCCAAAATCAAGAATGACCCCCGCGTGACGCGCGTCGGGAAGGCCCTCCGTCGCTGGTCACTCGATGAGCTCCCGCAGCTCTGGAACGTCCTCACCGGAACGATGTCGCTCGTCGGCCCGCGTCCGCACCTGCCGGAGGAAGTGGCGGACTACGAACGCCGCCACCGCGCTGTCCTCGCGCTCCGCCCGGGGATCACCGGACTCGCCCAGGTCTCCGGCCGCGCCGACCTCGAGTTCTCGGAAGAGGCGAGGATTGACACCTTCTACATCGAGCACTGGACCCTCGGCCGCGACCTCGTCATCCTCCTCCGCACCCCATTCGCGGTGCTTCGTGCAAAGGGGGCGTATTGA
- a CDS encoding glycosyltransferase family 1 protein has protein sequence MRILIDLRCLQSPPPRGGVAHYAEDLTRHLLRRDRGNAYELFANGLVAPAAHLPTFTAPHARWRIWRLPNKVFKVAHALSVPAGRLAPDVAWLPNLDYIPFLHPKTRIVVTVHDLSFEHFPDCFTTRQRAWHRLLRPHKLLHRADAIVAVSETTKRDIIETYGIPEAKVHVIMPGIDCTHDDASAPPLSCALCCILPEGFPFILSLSEISPRKNLDGLVAAFELLDTPLHLVIAGKSGSAVRALRRQITRSPAADRIHLIGAVAEHEKTALLARATCFVVPSFWEGFGFPPLEAMVAGVPVIASAHGSLPEVLGDAALFVDPRDPAAIARALRLVTTDAAFHATLIARGSTQARKYQWNDAAEQLHHILTERMAR, from the coding sequence ATGCGCATCCTCATTGACCTCCGCTGTCTCCAGTCGCCCCCACCCCGCGGGGGTGTTGCGCACTACGCGGAAGACCTCACGCGGCACCTCCTCCGCAGGGACCGCGGCAATGCGTACGAGCTCTTCGCGAATGGGCTCGTAGCACCCGCCGCACACCTCCCCACATTTACCGCACCCCACGCGCGGTGGCGCATTTGGCGATTACCAAACAAGGTGTTCAAGGTCGCCCACGCCCTCAGCGTTCCCGCCGGACGCCTGGCACCGGATGTCGCGTGGCTCCCCAACCTCGACTACATCCCGTTTCTCCACCCCAAAACACGCATCGTCGTCACCGTGCACGACCTCAGCTTTGAACACTTCCCGGACTGCTTCACGACTCGCCAGCGCGCGTGGCATCGCCTCCTACGACCGCACAAGCTCCTCCACCGCGCAGATGCAATCGTTGCGGTGTCGGAGACGACGAAACGCGATATCATCGAAACGTACGGCATCCCCGAGGCGAAGGTGCATGTCATCATGCCGGGGATCGACTGCACACACGATGACGCGTCGGCTCCTCCCCTGAGCTGCGCATTGTGCTGCATCCTTCCGGAGGGATTTCCGTTCATCCTTTCGCTCTCGGAAATCTCACCGCGCAAGAACCTCGATGGACTCGTTGCCGCCTTCGAGTTGCTCGACACGCCACTGCACCTCGTCATCGCCGGCAAGTCCGGCAGTGCAGTGCGTGCGCTCCGCAGACAGATCACACGCTCGCCGGCAGCGGACCGCATCCACCTCATCGGCGCGGTCGCGGAGCATGAAAAAACCGCGCTCCTCGCGCGGGCGACATGCTTCGTCGTGCCAAGTTTCTGGGAGGGCTTCGGATTCCCGCCGCTCGAGGCCATGGTCGCGGGCGTGCCGGTCATCGCCTCTGCGCACGGCTCGCTCCCGGAGGTCCTCGGCGATGCCGCGCTGTTCGTGGACCCGCGCGATCCCGCTGCGATCGCTCGCGCGCTCCGCCTCGTGACGACCGATGCGGCGTTCCATGCCACGCTCATCGCACGTGGTAGTACACAGGCGCGGAAGTACCAGTGGAACGACGCAGCGGAACAACTCCATCACATCCTCACTGAGCGCATGGCTCGCTAG
- a CDS encoding NUDIX domain-containing protein: MLDSRPEAIAVKAIIVNDAGRLLMLKRRPNDVHHPGQWDLPGGRLSPQEDPYAGCRREVHEEAGLDGEPTQVLDVHFFTRDDGQAITMLIFLFAAQSADVRLSEEHTEYRWVTPEEAAVLQARWVPRVLERYERWARGGT, translated from the coding sequence ATGCTTGATTCTCGACCCGAGGCCATTGCGGTCAAAGCCATCATCGTCAACGATGCGGGGCGATTGTTGATGCTCAAGCGGCGACCGAACGATGTCCATCACCCCGGGCAGTGGGACCTCCCGGGTGGACGACTCTCGCCGCAGGAGGACCCGTACGCGGGGTGCCGGCGCGAGGTGCATGAGGAGGCGGGGCTCGATGGTGAGCCCACGCAGGTCCTCGACGTGCACTTCTTCACGCGCGATGATGGGCAGGCCATCACGATGTTGATTTTTCTCTTTGCGGCGCAGTCGGCCGACGTGCGGTTGTCGGAAGAGCACACGGAGTACCGGTGGGTGACACCTGAAGAAGCGGCGGTGCTCCAAGCGCGATGGGTGCCGCGCGTGCTCGAGCGATACGAGCGATGGGCGCGGGGTGGTACATGA
- a CDS encoding MFS transporter, whose protein sequence is MQLYHFYHSTLARRLFRSELGRFDLAVWLNVFGQSLVGVFIPIFLLQLDYTLAEVMRFYLLAMALNVPLNLVGRWLVQRIGAMRTIAVGLASQVLFFALLYGLTPNSWPMLFALALVAALADVCYWIAHLYFFIRVSPNDENVSQDTSMLEITRHIGGLFAPAIGAGILLLATQQTLIALSAIIIALSIVPILTIRGIADKPTSPPMPLRTFFTCWDDARDYVVRSLHSIHAAAEGIVWPLFIYFTFATIASVAAVPIILAVTTIIFTFFVGRIRKEYRTHAITIGALLTACMWTLRPSLTRRSSSTGASSSSVSSPCSSPFPWTATSLRQVSARTRSAHPRTATRSACSRGSSSSASSSSSPRSST, encoded by the coding sequence ATGCAGCTCTACCACTTCTACCACAGTACGCTCGCGCGGCGATTGTTCCGTTCCGAGCTCGGTCGGTTCGATCTCGCGGTGTGGCTCAACGTGTTCGGCCAATCGCTCGTGGGGGTCTTCATCCCCATCTTCCTCCTCCAACTGGACTACACGCTCGCGGAGGTCATGCGGTTCTACCTCCTCGCGATGGCGCTCAACGTGCCGCTCAACCTCGTCGGCCGATGGCTCGTGCAGCGCATCGGCGCGATGCGGACGATCGCCGTGGGGCTGGCCTCCCAGGTGCTGTTCTTCGCGCTGCTCTACGGGCTCACACCGAACAGCTGGCCCATGCTCTTCGCGCTCGCGCTCGTCGCCGCGCTCGCGGACGTGTGCTACTGGATCGCGCACCTCTACTTCTTCATCCGCGTGAGCCCGAACGATGAGAACGTCTCGCAGGACACGAGCATGCTCGAAATTACGCGGCACATCGGTGGCCTCTTCGCCCCTGCGATTGGCGCGGGCATCCTCCTCCTCGCCACCCAGCAGACGCTCATCGCACTCTCCGCGATCATCATCGCGCTCTCCATCGTGCCGATCCTCACCATCCGCGGCATCGCAGACAAACCCACGAGTCCGCCAATGCCCTTGCGCACGTTCTTCACCTGCTGGGACGATGCGCGTGACTACGTCGTGCGCTCGCTCCACAGCATCCACGCCGCAGCGGAGGGCATCGTCTGGCCGCTCTTCATCTACTTCACGTTCGCGACCATCGCATCGGTGGCGGCCGTACCCATCATCCTCGCGGTGACGACGATCATCTTCACGTTCTTCGTCGGACGCATACGGAAGGAATACCGCACGCACGCGATTACCATCGGCGCGCTCCTCACGGCCTGCATGTGGACGCTCCGCCCCTCATTGACGCGCCGATCTTCCTCTACGGGAGCATCTTCCTCATCGGTTTCTTCTCCGTGCTCATCGCCATTCCCGTGGACAGCAACATCTTTGAGGCAGGTGAGCGCAAGGACGCGCTCGGCGCATCCACGTACCGCAACACGTTCGGCATGTTCTCGCGGTTCGTCTTCTTCGGCATCATCGTCCTCCTCACCGAGGTCTTCCACCTGA